A window of the Trichoderma asperellum chromosome 4, complete sequence genome harbors these coding sequences:
- a CDS encoding uncharacterized protein (EggNog:ENOG41) — protein MSGFKKILQSLTGKNSNPETQPDDKKRNLHSPSGIDNTQPEGENPIGGFTVEYLGEQKSSNSASRRDLGFAGHIQGKWYAVYGDTLWCSPGVTDPDQEPDPGGFHGMVRNAVSALTDDPLLVHDLHLNDDEPVPHQRQFTPFREEWGETNQFGFGGTSICEVDYDKAVGAVFFLVNDHENYRSAGVARVEVIEGVPTITQRLGDRGWWWDCSEVAKYGDIAAYRDVNSEYIYIWGHPPNWVTEWPHTEYIYQARVKAADAFNLDAYEYWWGKEKGWRTEVLTEHNAETAVMWGAGQGQVVYSEYFKCYIYVHLNGPKVALRTAPKPEGPWSQDKEVYEATPIDGGFVYAGVAYPYLDETGKTLTIAYTNNNHTQVITVTFE, from the exons ATGAGCGGCTTCAAGAAGATACTGCAGAGCCTCACAGGCAAGAATTCCAACCCCGAAACTCAGCCAGACGACAAAAAGCGCAATCTCCACTCACCCAGCGGCATCGACAACACCCAGCCCGAAGGCGAAAACCCGATTGGCGGCTTCACAGTCGAATATCTAGGCGAGCAGAAGTCGAGTAACTCCGCCAGTCGACGAGATCTAGGCTTTGCGGGCCATATCCAGGGCAAATGGTACGCCGTCTATGGCGACACTCTGTGGTGCAGCCCCGGCGTGACGGATCCGGACCAAGAGCCCGACCCGGGAGGCTTTCACGGCATGGTGCGCAACGCGGTGTCGGCGCTGACGGACGATCCGCTGCTGGTGCATGATTTGCATctgaatgatgatgagccGGTGCCGCATCAGAGGCAGTTTACGCCGTTTAGGGAGGAGTGGGGAGAGACCAATCAGTTCGGTTTTGGCGGCACGAGCATCTGTGAAGTCGACTATGATAAAGCAGTTGGAGCTGTATTTTTCCTTGTG AACGACCATGAAAACTACCGCTCGGCAGGCGTCGCCCGAGTCGAGGTTATTGAAGGCGTGCCTACCATTACCCAGCGCCTTGGAGACCGCGGTTGGTGGTGGGACTGTTCTGAGGTCGCCAAGTACGGCGACATCGCAGCCTATCGCGATGTCAACAGCGAGTATATTTACATATGGGGCCATCCGCCCAACTGGGTGACTGAGTGGCCGCATACAGAATACATCTACCAAGCACGAGTCAAGGCAGCAGACGCTTTCAACCTGGACGCGTATGAGTACTGGTGGGGCAAAGAGAAAGGATGGCGGACGGAGGTGCTGACGGAGCACAATGCTGAGACAGCAGTCATGTGGGGAGCTGGACAGGGCCAGGTCGTTTACAGCGAGTATTTCAAATGCTACATCTATGTCCATTTGA ATGGCCCTAAAGTGGCTTTGAGGACGGCTCCGAAGCCAGAAGGCCCATGGAGTCAGGATAAAGAAGTCTATGAGGCGACACCGATTGATGGCGGCTTCGTGTATGCGGGAGTTGCGTATCCATATCTGGATGAAACTGGGAAGACGCTGACGATTGCGTATACAAATAATAATCATACGCAGGTTATAACGGTGACGTTTGAGTAA
- a CDS encoding uncharacterized protein (MEROPS:MER0026494), whose amino-acid sequence MPSLTVDPAAVTVLPTLEVPDCQQTQPELLHSLKHSSSVLALAVSPQHDSIYAGTQDGEIVVWSLSTFHQVQQVQAHKRSVMSLSLSPDGSYLFSSACDPIINVWCPRTLRRLYEIYGNHDVGDIFSTAYSPQHDTLYIGAQNMTIQWVSLSDPSTKVTPDSQRHPDRRSHRFFDSKAIGGTSTPRRSEDKWGLIPRANNVLEIDSGAIRKFAHYGYIYCMLIAKGPTVEVGPEDDVLISGGGDGTIKLWSLGAQGRTDPNDPERAGIKEIMSLGADDAESVLSLALDGSFLYAGKLDGIVELWDLDTAQRLRVIKAQNHDIMSLQMGWGYLWTTSADGWANKFSTAHYGKYQHVSRTVAQKYQCLSQWKAHNGKEKSKILSSACATYKKEQYYITGANDNDICVWNIKDEADPKSGNLSQTEDDVILSALTEFVSYKTVSSRPEFAEDCRKGATYLGALFKRMGGYVEMLSTGESHNPVVLAKFSGKKESADRRKRILFYGHYDVVSADNEKSNWATDPFTVHGANGFLYGRGISDNKGPILAALFAVTDLMQAQKLENDVIFLIEGEEEFGSRGFEQVIKRNKERIGPVDYILLANSYWLDDEVPCLTYGLRGVLHATVCVDSARPDIHSGVDGSYMNDEPLSDLTAVLSRLKGRGNRVLIPGFYDGIPPVTPEEEARYDDIASILLRRSAEAVSETEIKKSLLATWREPNLTIHRYNVSGPEGSLVSSHASSHISMRLVPGQEVDAMATALTGFLQREFASLGSENRISIRIDNKAEPWLGDPTNDIFRILCDAIVEAWPDCFEPRNDAANMKQSSPSEHGTNGKAPPLESPELPTSKPKKPLYIREGGSIPAIRFLEKEFGAPAAHLPCGRASDSAHLANERMSLINLVKAREIFGKVFARL is encoded by the exons ATGCCTTCGCTCACGGTCGACCCGGCGGCGGTGACCGTCCTGCCAACTCTCGAAGTGCCCGATTGCCAACAAACCCAGCCAGAGCTGCTTCATAGCCtcaagcacagcagcagcgttctCGCACTCGCAGTCAGCCCGCAGCACGACTCCATCTATGCCGGCACGCAAGATGGCGAGATCGTCGTCTGGTCTCTCTCAACCTTCCACCAGGTGCAGCAGGTCCAGGCGCACAAGAGAAGTGTCAtgtcgctctcgctctctccgGACGGCTCTTACCTGTTCTCGAGCGCTTGCGACCCCATCATCAACGTGTGGTGCCCTCGAACGCTTCGACGTCTCTACGAAATCTATGGCAACCACGATGTCGGCGACATCTTTTCCACAGCGTACAGCCCGCAGCACGATACGCTGTACATTGGCGCGCAGAACATGACGATACAATGGGTTAGCCTGAGCGATCCCAGCACAAAAGTGACGCCCGATTCGCAGCGACATCCGGATCGAAGAAGTCATCGATTTTTCGACTCCAAAGCTATTGGCGGAACGAGCACTCCAAGACGCAGCGAGGACAAGTGGGGATTGATCCCTCGAGCCAACAACGTCTTGGAAATCGATAGTGGTGCAATCCGCAAGTTTGCCCATTACGGCTACATATACTGCATGCTGATTGCAAAGGGACCTACTGTCGAAGTTGGTCCCGAGGACGATGTGCTGATTTCaggaggcggcgatggcacAATCAAGCTTTGGAGTCTTGGGGCGCAAGGTAGAACTGATCCGAACGACCCCGAGCGCGCCGGCATCAAAGAGATCATGTCCCTTGGTGCAGATGATGCGGAATCTGTGCTGTCTCTGGCTTTGGACGGATCCTTCTTGTATGCTGGAAAGCTTGATGGCATTGTCGAGCTTTGGGACCTAGACACAGCCCAGAGGCTGAGGGTGATTAAGGCGCAGAATCACGACATAATGTCGCTCCAAATGGGCTGGGGCTACCTTTGGACTACTTCTGCTGACGGATGGGCCAAT AAATTTAGTACGGCGCATTATGGGAAATACCAGCACGTCTCAAGAACAGTCGCTCAAAAATATCAATGTCTTAGCCAGTGGAAAGCGCACAacggcaaagaaaagagcaaaatatTATCATCCGCCTGCGCTACTTACAAAAAAGAACAGTATTACATCACCGGGGCCAACGACAATGACATCTGCGTATGGAATATCAAGGATGAGGCAGACCCGAAATCGGGTAACCTGAGCCAGACTGAAGACGATGTAATCCTCTCTGCCCTTACAGAATTCGTCTCGTACAAAACCGTATCATCCAGGCCCGAATTTGCAGAAGACTGCCGCAAGGGAGCGACCTATCTCGGCGCCCTGTTTAAGCGCATGGGCGGATATGTCGAAATGCTGAGTACAGGAGAATCGCATAACCCTGTGGTGTTGGCAAAATTCTCTGGGAAGAAAGAATCTGCCGATAGACGAAAGAGAATCCTCTTTTACGGTCACTACGACGTGGTGTCGGCTGACAACGAGAAGAGCAACTGGGCAACCGACCCGTTTACCGTCCATGGAGCTAATGGTTTCCTCTATGGACGAGGCATCAGCGATAATAAGGGCCCTATACTGGCTGCATTGTTTGCGGTGACAGACCTGATGCAGGCGCAGAAGCTGGAAAACGACGTCATTTTTCTGatcgagggagaagaggagttTGGATCCAGAGGGTTTGAACAGGTAATCAAGAGAAACAAGGAGCGCATTGGCCCTGTGGACTACATCCTGCTGGCCAATAGCTACTGGCTGGACGATGAAGTTCCGTGTCTGACTTACGGGCTGCGAGGCGTCCTTCACGCCACTGTCTGCGTTGACTCGGCGCGTCCCGATATACACTCTGGCGTTGATGGCTCCTACATGAACGACGAGCCCCTTTCAGATCTCACAGCAGTCTTGTCAAGACTCAAGGGCCGCGGCAATCGAGTCCTCATCCCAGGCTTTTACGACGGCATCCCACCGGTGACaccagaggaagaggcacgCTATGACGATATCGCCTCTATCCTGTTGCGCCGCAGTGCCGAAGCCGTCTCTGAAACAGAGATCAAGAAGTCGCTTTTAGCAACATGGCGAGAGCCAAACCTGACGATTCACCGATACAACGTGTCGGGACCAGAGGGCAGCTTGGTGAGCAGCCATGCCAGCTCGCACATCAGCATGCGACTGGTGCCAGGACAAGAGGTGGACGCGATGGCGACGGCCCTAACAGGCTTCTTACAGCGCGAATTTGCTAGCCTTGGCTCTGAGAATAGGATCAGTATCCGCATCGATAATAAGGCTGAGCCGTGGCTGGGCGATCCAACAAACGACATCTTCCGTATCCTATGCGACGCCATTGTGGAGGCGTGGCCCGACTGCTTCGAGCCCCGGAACGACGCCGCCAATATGAAGCAATCAAGTCCAAGTGAACACGGCACAAATGGCAAAGCCCCTCCGCTGGAGTCGCCTGAGCTGCCGACGAgcaagccaaagaagccgTTGTACATTCGTGAAGGCGGGTCTATCCCAGCCATTCGCTTCCTGGAGAAGGAGTTTGGAGCGCCGGCTGCCCACTTGCCTTGCGGACGGGCCAGCGACTCTGCCCATTTGGCTAATGAGAGGATGAGCCTCATCAACCTGGTCAAGGCGAGGGAGATTTTTGGAAAGGTGTTTGCGCGGCTGTGA